Proteins found in one Bordetella genomosp. 9 genomic segment:
- a CDS encoding MFS transporter: MNAPLPNTATVPAAATPAAPMPAAQTSTAFKVLGAISVAHLMNDMIQSILLAIYPMLKDSFSLSFSQIGFITLTYQIAASLLQPCVGLYTDKRPLPYSLPVGMGFTLVGLLLLSVAPSYPYILLAAILVGTGSSVFHPESSRVARMASGGRHGLAQSLFQVGGNVGSAMGPLLAALVIIPHGQGSVAWFSLAALFGMLVLIGVGRWYAGNRWRLKPKARAAGGPAPLSRKRVGLTLGVLAVLIFSKYFYLASLNSYFTFYLMDKFALPVRSAQLYLFIFLAAVAVGTVAGGPIGDRVGRKAVIWTSILGVTPFTLALPYANLFWTGVLVAIIGLILASAFAAIVVYAQELVPGKVGTIAGLFFGFAFGMGGVGAAVLGHIADITSITYVYKLCSFLPFLGMMAIFLPDMERGGRPARA; this comes from the coding sequence ATGAACGCTCCCTTGCCGAATACCGCAACGGTTCCCGCCGCCGCCACGCCGGCCGCGCCCATGCCCGCGGCCCAGACGTCCACCGCATTCAAGGTGCTGGGCGCGATCAGCGTGGCGCATCTGATGAACGACATGATCCAGTCGATCCTGTTGGCCATCTATCCGATGCTCAAGGACTCGTTCTCGCTGAGCTTCAGCCAGATCGGCTTCATCACGCTGACCTATCAGATCGCCGCGTCGCTGCTGCAGCCCTGCGTGGGGCTGTACACGGACAAGCGGCCCTTGCCGTATTCGCTGCCGGTGGGCATGGGCTTCACGCTGGTCGGCCTGCTGCTGTTGTCGGTCGCGCCGTCGTATCCCTACATCCTGCTGGCGGCGATCCTGGTCGGGACCGGTTCGTCGGTGTTCCACCCGGAATCCTCGCGCGTGGCGCGGATGGCGTCGGGCGGGCGGCATGGACTGGCCCAGTCCCTGTTCCAGGTCGGCGGCAACGTCGGTTCCGCGATGGGGCCGCTGCTGGCGGCCCTGGTCATCATTCCGCACGGGCAGGGCAGCGTGGCGTGGTTCTCGCTGGCGGCCTTGTTCGGCATGCTGGTCCTGATCGGCGTCGGTCGCTGGTACGCCGGCAACCGCTGGCGCCTCAAGCCCAAGGCGCGCGCGGCGGGCGGCCCGGCGCCGCTGAGCCGCAAGCGCGTGGGGCTCACGCTGGGCGTGCTGGCGGTGCTGATCTTCTCCAAGTACTTCTACCTGGCGAGCCTGAACAGCTACTTCACCTTCTACCTGATGGACAAGTTCGCGCTGCCGGTGCGTTCGGCGCAGCTGTACCTGTTCATCTTCCTGGCGGCCGTGGCCGTAGGGACGGTGGCGGGCGGGCCGATCGGCGATCGCGTCGGCCGCAAGGCGGTGATCTGGACTTCGATCCTGGGCGTCACGCCGTTCACGCTGGCGCTGCCGTACGCGAATCTGTTCTGGACGGGCGTGCTGGTGGCGATCATCGGCTTGATCCTGGCGTCGGCGTTCGCCGCCATCGTGGTGTATGCGCAGGAACTGGTGCCGGGCAAGGTGGGGACCATCGCCGGCCTGTTCTTCGGCTTTGCCTTCGGCATGGGCGGCGTGGGCGCCGCGGTGCTGGGCCATATCGCGGACATCACCAGCATCACCTACGTCTACAAGCTGTGCTCGTTCCTGCCCTTCCTGGGGATGATGGCGATATTCCTGCCCGACATGGAACGCGGCGGCCGGCCCGCCAGGGCCTGA
- a CDS encoding alpha/beta hydrolase family protein: protein MTRTLLAATLIGATPGAPAAAPRQYPLKDFFRNPDRGYFRLSDDGSMIAFMRPVSVEGQPPRMNIFVQSLEGATPVGEPRKITSETARDIGSYVWKGSDTILYAKDFGGDENFHVLAVNVHDGKVVDLTPFEQVRAGIADDLEDDPQHILISHNQRDPQVFDVYRVNVHTGVSVRVAQNPGNVVGWQTDHAGKVRAAITSDGLNTTLLYRDDEEQPFRPLITTDYRTTVSPALFTFDDKQLYALSNRGRDTLALVRIDPAQPDVEEMLFDPRKADLGGLGYSRRRKVLTVATYETDKPQRKFFDMQIEGIYRKLADRLQGYEFALQGETRAEDKFIVAAYNDRTPGSRYVYDVKSDTLVKLADINPALPEADMAPVQPITYQSRDGLTLHGYLTLPVGREPRGLPIIVNPHGGPWARDSWGYNAEAQFLANRGFGVLQINFRGSTGYGRKFWEASFGQWGLAMQDDITDGVQWLISQGIADPKRIGIYGGSYGGYATLAGITFTPDLYAAAVDYVGVSNLFTFMNTIPPYWKPLLEKMYDMVGNPEKDQERLRATSPALHVDRIKTPLFIAQGAKDPRVNKAESDQVVEALRARGVEVEYMVKDNEGHGFHNDENKFEFYEAMEKFFVQHLKP from the coding sequence ATGACGCGCACCCTGCTGGCGGCGACCCTGATCGGCGCCACGCCCGGCGCGCCCGCCGCGGCGCCGCGGCAGTACCCCCTGAAGGATTTTTTCCGCAATCCCGACCGCGGTTATTTCCGCCTGTCCGACGACGGCAGCATGATCGCCTTCATGCGCCCGGTCAGCGTGGAAGGCCAACCGCCGCGCATGAACATCTTCGTCCAGTCGCTGGAAGGCGCCACGCCGGTAGGCGAGCCCCGCAAGATCACCAGCGAAACGGCGCGCGACATCGGCAGCTACGTATGGAAGGGCTCCGACACCATCCTCTACGCCAAGGATTTCGGCGGCGACGAGAATTTCCACGTCCTGGCGGTCAACGTGCACGACGGCAAGGTCGTGGACCTGACGCCGTTCGAGCAGGTGCGCGCCGGCATCGCGGACGACCTGGAAGACGATCCCCAGCACATCCTGATCAGCCATAACCAGCGCGACCCGCAGGTCTTCGACGTCTACCGCGTGAACGTCCACACCGGCGTATCGGTGCGCGTGGCGCAGAACCCCGGCAATGTGGTGGGCTGGCAGACCGACCACGCCGGCAAGGTGCGCGCCGCGATCACCAGCGACGGCCTGAACACGACGCTGCTGTACCGCGACGACGAAGAGCAGCCCTTCCGCCCCTTGATCACCACCGACTATCGCACCACCGTCAGCCCGGCGCTGTTCACCTTCGACGACAAGCAGCTCTATGCGCTGAGCAACCGCGGCCGCGACACGCTGGCGCTGGTGCGCATCGATCCCGCCCAGCCCGACGTGGAGGAAATGCTCTTCGATCCGCGCAAGGCGGACCTGGGCGGCCTGGGCTATTCGCGCCGTCGCAAGGTGCTGACGGTGGCGACCTACGAAACCGACAAGCCGCAGCGCAAGTTCTTCGACATGCAGATCGAAGGCATCTACCGCAAACTGGCCGACCGCCTGCAGGGCTATGAATTCGCGCTGCAGGGCGAGACGCGCGCCGAAGACAAGTTCATCGTCGCGGCGTACAACGACCGCACGCCGGGCTCACGCTACGTATACGACGTCAAGAGCGACACGCTGGTCAAGCTGGCCGACATCAATCCCGCCCTGCCGGAAGCCGACATGGCGCCGGTCCAACCGATCACCTATCAAAGCCGCGACGGCCTGACGCTGCACGGATACCTGACGCTGCCCGTGGGCCGGGAACCGCGCGGCCTGCCCATCATCGTCAATCCCCATGGCGGTCCGTGGGCGCGCGACAGCTGGGGCTATAACGCCGAAGCCCAGTTCCTGGCGAACCGGGGCTTCGGGGTGCTGCAGATCAACTTCCGCGGCTCCACGGGCTATGGACGCAAGTTCTGGGAAGCCAGCTTCGGGCAATGGGGCCTGGCGATGCAGGACGACATCACCGACGGCGTGCAGTGGCTGATTTCGCAGGGCATCGCCGATCCCAAGCGCATCGGCATCTACGGCGGCAGTTATGGCGGCTACGCGACGCTGGCGGGGATCACCTTCACGCCCGACCTGTACGCCGCGGCGGTCGACTATGTCGGGGTGTCCAACCTGTTCACTTTCATGAACACGATTCCGCCCTACTGGAAGCCGCTGCTGGAAAAGATGTACGACATGGTCGGCAATCCGGAAAAAGACCAGGAGCGGCTGCGGGCCACGTCGCCGGCCCTGCACGTCGACCGGATCAAGACGCCCCTGTTCATTGCGCAGGGCGCCAAAGACCCGCGCGTGAACAAGGCGGAAAGCGACCAGGTCGTCGAGGCCTTGCGCGCGCGCGGCGTGGAAGTGGAATACATGGTCAAGGACAACGAAGGCCACGGTTTCCACAACGACGAGAACAAGTTCGAGTTCTACGAAGCCATGGAAAAGTTCTTCGTGCAACACCTCAAGCCTTGA
- a CDS encoding BPTD_2524 family lipoprotein codes for MFRIYAAAAMLAFGLAGCTFGIAPGRVSPSGDYKIAVNYQSAYSVAKAQAEQCLTGKSAYRVVGNLDTVGRKGQVKVLAPFTDNNIALVNLSAIDDQNTDVHIEMWGEGIWNADAVTAMRDAIRFQIPACTSYMPSDPTVKSKPAR; via the coding sequence ATGTTCAGGATATATGCCGCGGCCGCCATGCTGGCCTTCGGCCTGGCCGGATGCACGTTCGGCATCGCGCCCGGCCGCGTGTCGCCGTCCGGCGATTACAAAATCGCGGTCAACTACCAGTCAGCCTACAGCGTCGCCAAGGCCCAGGCCGAGCAATGCCTGACCGGCAAGTCGGCCTATCGGGTGGTGGGCAATCTGGATACTGTCGGCCGCAAGGGCCAGGTAAAGGTACTGGCACCGTTTACCGACAACAATATCGCGCTGGTCAACCTGTCGGCCATCGACGATCAGAATACGGATGTACACATCGAAATGTGGGGTGAGGGCATCTGGAATGCCGACGCCGTGACCGCGATGCGCGACGCCATCCGATTCCAGATTCCGGCCTGCACGTCCTACATGCCGTCCGATCCCACGGTCAAGAGCAAGCCGGCCCGCTAG
- a CDS encoding PaaI family thioesterase: METKHRDNPSTGTDYFGAHIPLMEYLGLLPDHIEPGLARTRLPWRVQLTNSRGDVHGGTLMSVLDFTLSAAARADMEPGVSMATIDMTTSFFTPADGDLVIEARCLKRGRSIAFCEGEIRNAGGEVVCKASGTFRIVRPKPGAGQPARVGTD, translated from the coding sequence ATGGAAACGAAGCACCGCGACAACCCGAGCACCGGCACCGATTACTTCGGCGCCCACATCCCGCTGATGGAGTACCTGGGGCTGCTGCCCGATCATATCGAACCCGGCCTGGCGCGGACCCGCCTGCCCTGGCGCGTGCAGCTTACCAATAGCCGCGGCGACGTGCACGGCGGCACCCTGATGAGCGTATTGGATTTCACGCTCAGCGCCGCGGCCCGCGCCGACATGGAGCCGGGCGTCAGCATGGCCACCATAGATATGACCACCAGTTTCTTCACGCCCGCCGATGGCGACCTGGTCATCGAGGCGCGCTGCCTGAAGCGCGGCCGCTCCATCGCGTTCTGCGAAGGCGAGATCCGCAACGCCGGTGGCGAGGTGGTCTGCAAGGCTTCCGGCACCTTCCGTATCGTCCGCCCCAAGCCCGGCGCCGGGCAGCCGGCGCGGGTGGGAACGGACTAG
- the dinB gene encoding DNA polymerase IV: protein MRKIVHIDMDAFYASVEQRDDPTLRGLPVVVAWKGPRSVVCAASYEARRFGVHSAMSVARALRLCPQAIYVAPDFTRYRDVSRQVREIFVRHTDIVEPLSLDEAYLDVTSNKLSLPSATEVAQIIRRQIREETGLTASAGVAPNKFLAKIASDWNKPDGIFVVRPRDVMAFLRPLPVRKVPGVGKVTQAKMEELGILTVGDLESRPVDELEHHFGRYGRRLHELAHGIDDRAVEADQVAQQVSAETTFETDLRLEELGEAIGRLAERVWEQASRKRGIGRTITLKLKTDRFRLLTRSHTLPGAPASAQALAEMARQLRGRVELPASTLYRLVGVGMSNFPDGEDIARQVELFGELG, encoded by the coding sequence ATGCGGAAAATCGTACATATCGACATGGACGCCTTCTACGCGTCGGTCGAACAGCGCGACGATCCCACGCTGCGCGGCCTGCCCGTCGTGGTGGCCTGGAAGGGGCCGCGTTCGGTGGTGTGCGCGGCGTCGTACGAGGCGCGCCGCTTCGGCGTGCATTCGGCCATGTCGGTGGCGCGGGCGCTGCGCCTGTGTCCGCAGGCGATATACGTCGCGCCGGATTTTACGCGGTATCGCGACGTTTCCCGCCAGGTGCGCGAGATATTCGTTCGCCACACGGACATCGTCGAACCGCTGTCGCTGGACGAGGCCTATCTGGACGTCACGTCCAACAAGCTGTCGCTGCCTTCGGCCACCGAGGTGGCGCAGATCATACGGCGCCAGATCCGCGAGGAAACCGGCTTGACGGCCTCGGCCGGCGTGGCGCCCAACAAATTCCTGGCCAAGATCGCTTCGGACTGGAACAAGCCGGACGGCATTTTCGTGGTGCGGCCGCGTGATGTCATGGCCTTCCTGCGGCCGCTGCCTGTGCGCAAGGTGCCGGGGGTGGGCAAGGTGACGCAGGCGAAAATGGAAGAGCTCGGCATCCTGACGGTGGGCGACCTGGAGTCGCGGCCGGTGGACGAGCTCGAGCACCACTTCGGCCGTTATGGCCGCCGCCTGCATGAACTGGCGCATGGCATCGACGATCGCGCGGTGGAGGCGGACCAGGTGGCGCAGCAGGTCAGCGCCGAGACGACTTTCGAAACGGATTTGCGGCTGGAAGAGCTTGGCGAAGCCATCGGCCGGCTGGCCGAACGCGTATGGGAGCAGGCCTCGCGCAAGCGGGGCATCGGCCGCACGATCACGCTGAAGCTGAAGACCGATCGCTTCCGGCTGCTGACGCGCAGCCATACGCTGCCGGGCGCGCCGGCGTCGGCGCAGGCGCTGGCCGAGATGGCCAGGCAACTGCGCGGCCGCGTGGAATTGCCGGCTTCGACGCTCTACCGGCTGGTGGGCGTAGGAATGAGCAACTTTCCCGACGGCGAGGATATCGCGCGACAGGTGGAGCTGTTCGGCGAGCTGGGGTAG
- a CDS encoding GatB/YqeY domain-containing protein, with translation MSTSSLKETLAAAIKDAMRAKDTARLGTLRFLSAAVKQKEVDERRELGDAEVTAIVEKQVKQRRESIAAFEQAGRTETAEQEKAELAVLQEFLPQAATPAEIDAAIAAAMDEVHKQGVTGPAAMGKIMAILKPALAGKADMSAVSQQVKSRLA, from the coding sequence ATGAGCACTTCCTCGCTCAAAGAAACCCTGGCCGCCGCCATCAAGGACGCCATGCGCGCCAAGGATACGGCGCGGCTGGGCACGCTGCGCTTCCTGTCCGCCGCGGTCAAGCAGAAAGAAGTCGACGAACGCCGCGAATTGGGCGACGCCGAAGTCACCGCCATCGTCGAAAAGCAGGTCAAGCAGCGGCGCGAATCCATCGCCGCATTCGAACAGGCCGGCCGCACCGAAACCGCGGAACAGGAAAAAGCCGAACTGGCCGTGCTGCAGGAATTCCTGCCGCAGGCCGCCACGCCGGCGGAAATCGACGCCGCGATCGCCGCCGCCATGGACGAAGTCCACAAGCAGGGCGTGACGGGCCCCGCCGCCATGGGCAAGATCATGGCCATCCTGAAGCCCGCCCTGGCCGGCAAGGCCGACATGTCCGCCGTATCGCAACAGGTCAAGAGCCGCCTGGCCTGA
- a CDS encoding excinuclease, producing MSPSLKSLACLALALACAPAAHAADRTVMQSFQEAVKNATEGGKLDGSVKFYLAGSGPSGKVLEANVVTNRKTNAFGKSDEKACDWAAQSALISLQEAAKKAGANAVINIVSYYKKNVNRDPANYECHAGGVIAGVALKGDLATVK from the coding sequence ATGTCCCCGAGCCTGAAATCCCTGGCATGCCTGGCCCTGGCCCTGGCCTGCGCGCCCGCCGCTCACGCCGCCGACCGCACGGTCATGCAGTCGTTCCAGGAAGCAGTGAAGAACGCCACCGAAGGCGGCAAACTCGATGGCAGCGTGAAGTTCTACCTGGCCGGCAGCGGCCCGTCCGGCAAGGTGCTGGAAGCCAACGTCGTCACCAACCGCAAGACCAACGCCTTCGGCAAGAGCGACGAAAAGGCCTGCGACTGGGCCGCGCAGTCCGCCCTGATCTCGCTGCAGGAAGCCGCCAAGAAAGCCGGCGCCAATGCGGTGATCAACATCGTCAGCTACTACAAGAAGAACGTCAACCGCGACCCGGCGAACTACGAGTGCCATGCCGGCGGCGTGATCGCCGGGGTCGCGCTCAAGGGCGACCTGGCCACGGTCAAGTAA
- a CDS encoding beta-ketoacyl-ACP synthase — MKRVVVTGMAGICALGNDWRTVRTAFEAGRNAIQYMPEWERYAEMGTRLAGPVHGFAPPAHWTRKQLRSMGRVSQLSVRSAEMALADAGLLDDPGIADGRMGVACGSSTGSTAEIKAFGNMLLNGVTDDLSANSYVRMMPHTTAANIGIFFGLKGRIIPTSSACTSGSQGIGYAFEAIRYGRQALMLAGGAEELCPSEALVFDALYATSQRNDAPERSPRPYDGARDGLVVGEGAGMLVLEDLDHAQARGARIHAEIVGFGCNSDGTHITRPEAATMQVAMEMALRDADLAPSAIGYVNGHGTATEQGDIAETLATQAVFGTGIPISSQKSYLGHTLGACGALESWFSIEMMNSDWYAPTLNLEHVDPRCGTLDYLRDGGRTLSTEYVMNNNFAFGGINTSLIFRRWR; from the coding sequence ATGAAGCGCGTCGTCGTCACCGGCATGGCCGGCATCTGCGCACTGGGCAACGATTGGCGCACGGTTCGCACCGCGTTCGAGGCGGGCCGCAACGCCATCCAGTACATGCCCGAATGGGAACGCTATGCGGAAATGGGCACGCGCCTGGCCGGCCCCGTGCATGGCTTCGCGCCGCCCGCGCACTGGACGCGCAAGCAGCTGCGCAGCATGGGCCGGGTATCGCAGCTGTCGGTGCGCAGCGCCGAAATGGCGCTGGCCGACGCCGGCCTGCTGGACGATCCGGGCATCGCCGACGGCCGCATGGGCGTGGCGTGCGGTTCGTCCACCGGCAGCACGGCGGAAATCAAGGCCTTCGGCAATATGCTGCTGAATGGCGTCACCGACGACCTGAGCGCCAATTCCTATGTGCGCATGATGCCGCACACCACCGCGGCCAACATCGGCATTTTCTTCGGCCTGAAGGGCCGCATCATTCCCACGTCCAGCGCCTGCACCTCCGGCAGCCAGGGTATCGGCTACGCCTTCGAAGCGATCCGCTATGGCCGCCAGGCGCTCATGCTGGCGGGCGGCGCGGAAGAACTCTGCCCCAGCGAAGCCCTGGTCTTCGACGCGCTGTACGCGACCAGCCAGCGCAATGACGCGCCCGAGCGCTCGCCGCGCCCCTACGACGGCGCGCGCGACGGCCTGGTCGTCGGCGAAGGCGCCGGCATGCTGGTGCTGGAAGACCTGGACCACGCGCAAGCGCGCGGCGCCCGCATCCACGCCGAAATCGTCGGCTTCGGCTGCAATTCGGACGGCACCCACATCACGCGGCCGGAAGCCGCCACCATGCAGGTGGCCATGGAAATGGCCCTGCGCGACGCCGACCTGGCGCCGTCGGCGATCGGCTATGTGAACGGGCATGGCACCGCCACCGAACAGGGCGACATCGCCGAAACGCTGGCTACCCAGGCGGTCTTCGGCACCGGGATCCCCATCAGCTCGCAGAAAAGCTATCTGGGACACACCCTGGGCGCCTGCGGGGCGCTGGAATCCTGGTTCAGCATCGAGATGATGAACAGCGACTGGTATGCGCCCACGCTCAACCTGGAGCACGTCGACCCGCGCTGCGGCACGCTGGATTACCTGCGCGACGGGGGCCGGACGCTGTCCACGGAGTATGTGATGAACAACAACTTCGCCTTCGGCGGCATCAACACGTCCTTGATCTTCCGCCGCTGGCGTTAA
- the fabG gene encoding 3-oxoacyl-ACP reductase FabG, with product MDGKALPVLVTGSSRGIGRAIALTLAGAGYTPIIHCRARREEAEAVRDAALELGQPARVLQFDVRDRAAAADALNADMDAHGAYYGVVLNAGLTRDGAFPALSGDDWDDVLRTNLDGFYNVMHPVIMPMIRRRAPGRIVCLTSVSGIIGNRGQVNYSASKAGLIGAAKALAVELAKRRITVNCVAPGLIDTDMIDDGVPVDEILKAVPAARMGTPDEVAAAVAFFLSPAAAYITRQVLGVNGGLC from the coding sequence ATGGACGGCAAGGCCTTGCCGGTACTCGTCACCGGATCCAGCCGCGGCATCGGCCGCGCCATCGCGCTGACCCTGGCCGGCGCGGGCTATACCCCCATCATCCATTGCCGCGCGCGGCGCGAAGAAGCCGAAGCCGTGCGCGACGCCGCGCTCGAACTCGGCCAGCCCGCGCGCGTGCTGCAATTCGACGTGCGCGACCGCGCCGCCGCCGCGGACGCGCTCAATGCCGACATGGACGCGCACGGCGCCTACTACGGGGTTGTGCTCAATGCCGGCCTGACGCGCGACGGCGCCTTCCCGGCGCTCAGCGGCGACGATTGGGACGACGTCCTGCGCACCAACCTGGACGGCTTCTACAACGTCATGCATCCCGTCATCATGCCCATGATCCGCCGCCGCGCGCCGGGGCGCATCGTCTGCCTGACATCGGTCTCCGGCATCATCGGCAATCGCGGCCAGGTCAACTACAGCGCCTCCAAGGCCGGCCTGATCGGCGCGGCCAAGGCCCTGGCCGTGGAGCTCGCCAAGCGTCGCATCACCGTCAACTGCGTGGCGCCGGGCCTGATCGACACCGACATGATCGACGACGGCGTCCCGGTCGATGAAATCCTGAAGGCGGTCCCGGCCGCCCGCATGGGCACGCCCGACGAAGTCGCCGCCGCGGTGGCGTTTTTCCTGTCGCCGGCCGCCGCCTACATCACGCGGCAGGTCCTGGGCGTGAACGGAGGTCTCTGCTGA
- a CDS encoding ApeP family dehydratase, whose product MSACPWPVAQLVPHSGDAILLDAVDDWDEESLRATAVVRPDGLYSSPDGSLPPWMGLEIMAQAVGAWAGCQARSQGEQVGLGFLLGTRRYDCHVDRFAAGTRLSVRVAQSLQDAAGMGVFECELRHGDDLLAQARLNVYRPADAGAFTREAEPSPSSAHRTPAP is encoded by the coding sequence ATGAGCGCCTGCCCCTGGCCCGTGGCGCAGCTCGTGCCCCACTCGGGCGACGCCATCCTGCTCGATGCCGTGGACGACTGGGATGAGGAATCCCTGCGCGCCACCGCCGTCGTCCGGCCGGACGGCCTTTACAGCAGCCCCGACGGCAGCCTGCCGCCCTGGATGGGCCTGGAAATCATGGCGCAGGCCGTAGGCGCCTGGGCAGGATGCCAGGCGCGCAGCCAGGGCGAGCAGGTCGGCCTGGGTTTTCTGCTGGGCACCCGCCGCTACGACTGCCATGTGGATCGCTTCGCGGCCGGCACGCGGCTGTCGGTCCGCGTCGCGCAATCCCTGCAGGATGCCGCCGGCATGGGCGTGTTCGAATGCGAGCTGCGCCACGGCGACGATCTGCTGGCGCAGGCCAGGCTGAACGTCTATCGTCCCGCCGACGCCGGCGCCTTCACCCGCGAGGCCGAACCCTCGCCTTCATCCGCACACCGCACCCCCGCGCCATGA